In a single window of the Papaver somniferum cultivar HN1 chromosome 8, ASM357369v1, whole genome shotgun sequence genome:
- the LOC113301934 gene encoding protein SAWADEE HOMEODOMAIN HOMOLOG 2-like, producing MGRPPNVGPGPSFRFTANEVSEMEACLQKANFIIPSLEVIRSIAEKFSASAERSGKMIVHQKQVLNWFQNRRYAQKAKTMKPSENLSVTPISREDLVPLRNVPHIMPVPSGRSTSDSNALMEFEARSSRDGAWYDVAAFISHRMFETGDPEVRVRFAGFGAEEDEWINVRKHVRQRSLPCEASECVAVLAGDLILCFQEGKDQALYYDAHVLDAQRRRHDVRGCRCRFLVRYDHDQAEEIVQLRKVCRRPETDYRLRLLHSAREFVLVDPKREMGEKTTSAVNSCSRNYSNSEPVESHQAEVTADRKVKESPVGVTAETIGTAVAIKVETGTKCNDNIGNPGNQMTSGGDAVTASAITSVRNNPNTSTNSGNSE from the exons ATGGGAAGACCTCCAAACGTTGGACCCGGCCCATCCTTTCGATTTACAGCGAATGAG GTGTCGGAAATGGAGGCTTGTTTACAAAAAGCTAATTTTATAATACCAAGCTTGGAAGTTATTCGCTCCATTGCAGAGAAGTTTAG TGCATCTGCAGAGCGATCAGGAAAGATGATTGTGCATCAGAAGCAG GTGTTGAATTGGTTCCAAAATAGGAGATATGCACAAAAGGCAAAAACAATGAAGCCTTCCGAGAACTTGAGCGTGACCCCCATATCCCGTGAGGATTTAGTCCCTTTAAGGAATGTGCCTCATATTATGCCTGTTCCTTCAG GAAGAAGTACTTCAGATAGTAATGCTTTAATGGAGTTTGAAGCCAGATCATCGAGGGATGGTGCATG GTATGATGTGGCGGCTTTTATCTCTCATAGGATGTTTGAAACAGGTGATCCG GAAGTTCGAGTCCGATTTGCAGGATTTGGGGCAGAAGAGGATGAATGGATCAATGTGCGCAAGCATGTGAGACAGCGATCTCTCCCATGTGAAGCATCCGAATGTGTTGCAGTGCTTGCTGGAGATCTAATACTTTGCTTTCAG GAAGGTAAAGATCAGGCTCTCTACTATGACGCACATGTGCTTGATGCGCAAAGGCGGAGACATGATGTACGAGGATGTCGATGTAGGTTTCTTGTGCGTTATGATCATGATCAGGCCGAG GAAATAGTGCAATTGAGGAAGGTGTGTCGTCGACCAGAAACTGATTACAGATTGAGATTACTCCATAGCGCAAGGGAGTTTGTGCTAGTGGACCCAAAGAGGGAAATGGGAGAGAAAACTACCAGTGCTGTTAACTCTTGTTCAAGGAATTATTCAAATTCTGAACCTGTGGAGTCACATCAGGCGGAAGTAACTGCAGATCGTAAGGTTAAAGAGTCTCCTGTCGGTGTAACTGCTGAAACTATTGGGACAGCAGTGGCAATAAAAGTTGAAACAGGTACTAAATGTAATGACAACATTGGAAATCCCGGTAACCAAATGACTTCAGGAGGCGATGCTGTAACGGCATCAGCCATCACTAGTGTCAGGAACAACCCCAACACCTCTACCAATTCTGGCAATAGTGAGTGA